The Pieris napi chromosome 11, ilPieNapi1.2, whole genome shotgun sequence DNA segment GACGTCGTTATACCGAGGGATAGTGTAAGAGGGatagtctaaaaataaaaagataaaaatatctgagagtttatttttaatctttgtTAGAGCCGAGCCGAGCTGTACATTTGCTCAGTCgagctttcttagttttataagcgtcaCTAAATCCCAAATCGTTTTCACGAATCCCATTCAATTTACAatttctaaaattctttttattgTTGTCTCTAAAATTTATAGTGTACCTACATTATTGCATTCATTCCtttcatagcaattaacacttCATTATTTCGCATATTCTATTGTACGGAGTGCATAATtatagagtaaaaataaaatcctctattataTAAAGCACCCCGGAACTTGACCTGGAACCGTACTATCTTAATAGTATAATCACTATCGagcataagtaaaaaaattaattatttaataataattattaagcctaatttttcaaggaataaccttgaaaaatttacaaaataataattacaaaaagttacaaaatatacacactTACATAAACAATTAGCTAAATCTAATTTGCTTCTACGGCGACGTCATTGttttttgataaacaataattgtaaaaaggtTTCATAGATTCTTGAAATTTCAAAGAACTCGAATGAATTCCTTTCACGGTACTGTTACATATTTTGTCTAAATCTTTATCTAGTTCagtaattttacttattaattcAATGAATTCACATCGAATCTGCCGTTTAGTAATAATTTGTGACGAGTTAGGTTCGGCTCGCGTCGTGATAGACGGAGAATGGGCTTTAGGAAGTGTCGTGCGAGCGATAGAAGAGGAAACGGTGGTAGAAGTGTGGTCTACAGAAGTAGAAGCTTGCGAGGGAGTCACTACTGAAGTTGAAGGAATTAAGGGAAGTAAAGGAGTAGAGGTGGCTGGTGAGACATATTGTAGAGAGATGGCTGAAGTAAAAGATAATAATTCGCTACAAGGGACTGAAGCAGCAGTAGACTGCTGCTTCAGTCCTAGTTCCTCCAGTATCGTAGTAGGCACTGAAGTCGACGCAAATGACGGGATAGAGGTGGCTGGAGCGAGATTAGATGGTTGCAGGGGGGTAGGCACTGACGACGACGCAGATGACGGGATAGACGGGGCTGGTGCGAGATTAGATGGTGACAGGGGGGTAGGCACTGAAGACGACGCAGATGACGGGATAGACGGGGCTGGTGCGAGATTAGATGGTGACAGGGGGGTAGGCACTGAAGACGACGCAGATGACGGGATAGACGGGGCTGGTGCGAGATTAGATGGTTGCAGGGGGGTAGGCACTGAAGACGACGCAAATGACGGGATAGACGGGGCTGGTGCGAGATTAGATGGTGACAGGGGGGTAGGCACTGAAGACGACGCAGATGACGGGATAGACGGGGCTGGTGCGAGATTAGATGGTGACAGGGGGGTAGGCACTGAAGACGACGCAGATGACGGGATAGACGGGGCTGGTGCGAGATTAGATGGTGACAGGGGGGTAGGCACTGAAGAAGACGCAAATGACGGGATAGACGGGGCTGGTGCGAGATTAGATGGTGACAGGGGGGTAGGCACTGAAGACGACGCAGATGACGGGATAGACGGGGCTGGTGCGAGATTAGATGGTGACAGGGGGGTAGGCACTGAAGACGACGCAAATGACGGGATAGACGGGGCTGGTGCGAGATTAGATGGTTGCAGGGAGGTAGGCACTGAAGACGACGCAGATGACGGGATAGACGGGGCTGGTGCGAGATTAGATGGTGACAGGGGGGTAGGCACTGAAGAAGACGCAAATGACGGGGTAGGTACTGAGGGTCGTTGGAGGCTTCCTATCTCTGATGTGTAAGTCGATGGTGCATTATGAAACATAACTTTCGCAGAAGTAGAAAACGATGTAGTTGTAGGTGATTTTCTAGCAGCAGAAGAGGAGTTTTCACGGATTGAGGTAGATCGTAAAGGTTCTAAGTAGGGAAGATTAGCGAGTGAGTCGAGAACTGGTGTAGGTGCGACCGTATGATCTGGTACAGAATTCGCGGGTCGTTGACGCTTCGGGATACAATTATATGTTGTTATAAGTTTTCGAAACTCTTCTGTATTATACGCCGCCGGCAAGTCTGAAGAGCAGTCGTCTGTGTCATGACAGACTGACATTTCATGGAGCTCATTGACGACTGCGCTTATTGACGGAATTGGCGGGTTGGTAAGCTGGAGGCCGGTGAAGCGGCGAGAAGAGTCGGAAATGCGGGGCATCTTGGCCGGACGAGGGTCACCTGAAACATAAATCGGCGATTCTAAAGCAAGGTCTAGAAGATGCGCTTCCTCTTTAAACcctaaattaaacaaatttttatagatGACTAATTGACTATTGTCATACTGTCCGACACTTGGATGAGTCTGAGTGTACTAAGCAGTCAATGAGATTTATTGAAACCTTTGTCGCCGCTCCTCCTTAGCTCCGCAGTTATTtaaaaggctaaattagcctcttAGAAGTTTGGAGGCTACTGCTGTGTACTTGAAAGCTTTCGCCAGAGTTGTTACGAGCAGGACGAGCTctttccacttgaccgtattcaacgatgAGCGATTTAAATCGTCGACACCAAGTTCCTTTTCGAGCGGCTTCATCCCTTTGTGTTGCGAAGAGATGTGCGGTCTCTCTGTATCTTCttccgcatttaccatggggAATATTCAGAGTTGTTCGCAGTACTATCTGCTGCTGAGTTTCACCATCGAGACAGGATACCGGACCGCTTCGTTTCCGTCCGTCATTTctcaactgagcgttttattGGCACTTTTTGACGCGCACTACCACTATGCGGAACCacctacccactgaagtatttctgaatcAATTAGATTTAGGTTCTACAAGATAAGAGCGTATAAACTATAAGGCTGGCAACTCACTTGCGAGCTTCGGGTGCCGTGTCCATGGGCGAATCACTTACTCCTGCTCTCCacacctgttctataaaaaaaatttgattacCTGAGTAAATCAGCTGACCTTTTGTCATCATCCGAATCCAATCCTGGCCAGCGTCATAGTTAACTGTACAAAAAACAGATGGCATCTTAACATGTAAGtagtaattacaaaaatattaaatggatATAATCAGTCGCCTCGCCTATTGAGTAGTGAGCGGACGTTTCGCTCCCTACGCAATAGGCGCTAATAACAACCAGTGATTCTCAAACTCCTCTTTATAAACTAATCATGTCGAGATGCGGGgaaattaaagagaaaatgTTTGGTGGTGATGGTGCACAATGCTCATCGTGCAAGCTGATATATCTCTTTAACTGTATAGGGATCACGGAAGGGGGCTACCGTAAACTGGGTTACCGAAAAACTACATGGCTATGTCTAAAATTCAAGACAGGAGGTCAACAGCCGGGTACAACTACACTGTCACCTCTGCCTGAAGTATCATTAAGGGAGAAGGTAAAATCTCTTACCGCTCGAATCACTTGCTCAGCCTTTGAGGAACTAGTGAACAAGgtaaaatttatgaaacagTAATAAAACTTACCAGGCCTTAAAACCACGGTGATTGAAGCCAGCAATACTATTAAGGAGTTTAGATCCCGACTACTAAACATAGAAAATAGGTTACTAGACATAAAAAAAGCAAAGAAGCTATCAAAACCCTAGAGAACAGAGTTGGGCTACTTGAAAAAGACAGGGATTTCGCAGAGCAATGGCATCGAATGAATAATGTAGAAGTAAAAGGATTACCACAGTCAGTTAATGAGAACCTGCTTGACCTAGTAATAAGCATTGGTTCGAAAGtaaattatcatataacaAAGCATCAGCTTAACTTTGTAGCCCGCACTCCATCTCGAGACTAGAACAGCCCGAAGTCCATAATTGCCAGTTTCAATAATACGTACGTCAAGGAGGACTTTGTGGCTGCTCTCGGAACTTTCAACAAAGATGGCTTACTAACCCCAAATATCTTGGGTTTACGTGGGTCaagcaaaatttatgtgaatgACCACCttacttcaaaaaacaaaactcTTTTAAACAAAGCAAAAAACTGCAAAAGAAATGGACTGGAAGTTTGGGTCAAACATTGCAAGATACTGGCTAGAAGAAATCCTACATCTGCAATACTCGCGGTGAACTCGGACTCGGAATGATCttcaaaaaattaccaaaGGAAATTGACTGCTTAACTTTGATAAATACTTACTACTTTTTATACTTATCTgaccatatttattttattaatcataaaACCGAATCAGTAAAAGTCGAGAACCACTGTGCGTGTTGAAGCTATCGTCTGTTCACACTCCGACCGCTTTGCAGCAGGTAAAtactttcataaaattaataatcactGCTTTGATGCGTTGACCATAAGGTTGCTATTTCGGTGTACGTATTCATTAGTTGAATTTGTAATGAATAGCATATTGAGGGTACTTATCATCTATGATCTACTTATATTCTATTCGCATATTCTTATCCGATCTCTCTTTGTTCTTATGTTATTAGAGatggtaataataaacattaaacatgtattgttacttttttaatatagactTCTCCAAAATTATTATAGGATTGAAAATGcataaactacaaaaaattaccaaaatcATCTTATTAACAAATTACCTACCTTTAAGTGTCCGCCTAACCCAATGCTACCTATGAATAATTTCGTATTGCTATATTCTGTCCGCATTGCTCATAAAGAATATATATCTTGATTTGTGGGTATTACGagtatatgtaatacatatattattacagtACTACTATACACATTAGTTCCCtgtcttattataaaattaaaatatttttacgtcgTTATTTCGttttgtatatgtatgtattgcttaaaattaatatactatgCCATGCAGtatttgttgtaaataaatattcttgttcttattactatataaaaactgcagttatttacaatacttttattaactGCATTAACGTTatgttgcattttttttttttttgataatttttaaagtaataaaactatataatagtgcttataattttgtttttggcTTATGTCGTCGTaacataaaaatctttaaaaatgttgttattacttttatattcaCGCACATATCGACTACAGGCGAAGTAGTCATcggaagaaatatatttattggctATTGCTAAATGAACTTAATAATGTTCACGTGGACACTCACATCTACCGGCTGCCATCTAATACTAAACAAAGGTAACAATGCTTtctatattacataatatactttaatatattgttgTCGTTTAATGGGTTACTGTACAATGTGTGTAGGTATAGACTATTAATATAGTGCAAATGCTCTTAATATTTGTAAGGATAAgatataacttttttagtaataTGCTGAGATATAATACGGTTTTCGCTAATCCTTGTGCCATATATTACAGGCgctttatatttcattacataTACATTGGCAATAACTTAAACTCAATTCTTTGAATATATACTATCAAAACCTACGTGGCTTGCGTACCAAGTGTAGCGATCTTCtgagtagtattttttttaactcctaaaacattatttcttttacGGAAACATGGTTAGTTGATGGCATTTATAACAACGAAATGTTTGACAACAGATACGTGGTCTTGAGGCGGGACAGAGATTATGATTAAACTAGACAAGGGCGGAGGGGTCCTATTGGCGGTGAATCTAAACGTAAGAGAGCGTTTggattccttttttttttttttttttatagaacggggggcaaacgggcaggaggctcacctgatgttaagtgataccgccgcccatggacactctcaatgccagagggctcgcgagtgcgttgccggccttttaagaataggtacgctcttttcttgaaggaccctaagtcgaattggttcggaaatacttcagtgggcagctggttccacatagtggttgtgcgcggcaaaaactgccttgaaaaacgctcagttgtggaacggcggacgtcgaggtgatacgggtggaatttcgtattctgtctcgacgtccgatgatgaaattcagctgcaggtattaatccgaacaactcctttgaacactctccatggtaaatgcggtagaagatgcagagtgaccccacatctctacgcaacgtcaaaggatcaagccgctcggagagggattggtcgtcgacgattcgaaccgctctgcgttgtatacggtcaagtggaaggagctggtactggggagcccccgcccagaggtgagagcagtactccatgtggggccgaatttgcgctttatacagttgcatgcggtggcccggagtgaagtaccgcctcgccttgctgagcacaccaagctttttggaggctaatttagcctttccctccaagtgaccgcgaaactgaacgtcgttcgatatgtcaacgccaagtattccaatgctggctgtggctttaagaagagtgttttcgaaaagaggagtagcaacacaaagggtgtttttttagcggaaaacgcgcaaacttgtgtcttcttggggttaaattggactaggttttgtctgccccagtctgagactccacgtagtagagtttcgacttcagacacaagtttgttccggtactcatcaacaactgcccgagaaatacctgcccggccagtgtaaagaatatccccagtgctgtcatccgcatagcagtgaatgttgctaagttgcaacatatcattgatatgcagaagaaatagggtcggggatagaacacagccttgtgggaccccagcgttcacgggtttaaggtcggaacatgctccgtcgatgacgaccttgatgctccgatcggccagaaagctggagatccaatcgtataatttctcgggaagcccataggctggaagcttcgagagcagtgctctgtgccacacccgatcgaaggctttcgctatgtccaaacttaccgccagcgcctccctcttggactcaattgcctctgcccacctatgggtaaggtatacaaggaggtcaccagctgagcgaccacgacgaaagccgtactgagaatcgctaatcaactgGTGGCCTTCTAGAAAACTCAAGAGCTGgcaattaataatggtttccattattttggagaacaaggaggttatagctattgggcgatagttggacggatcagagcgatcgcctttttttgggatcggatgtatcgaagcggtcttccagcacttcgggacagtgccgagcgagtacaggtaccggaaaaggcgcgttaagaccggagccaactcaggagcacaagtacgcagcacaattggggggataccatccggcccgctcgacttatgaatgtccaaggaagaaagtgctttgcggacagcacgttgccggaatgtgatttccggcatcgaggaatcacaccgcgaattggtcggtggtgatctccctcggtcatccaaagtcgagttggacgcgaagagacagcccaaaaggtcggccttctccttcgcagtgtgggccagagagtcatcctccctgtgcagtggcggaatggagggctgacaaaaattcccctggacagctttggcgagagaccagaaggctcgagtccctgaagggagttgggccaatctctcgctaaatctggcaatgtgctctgactttgccttagtgatttcccgtttgaaggacctggaggctgagttatatgctgttttaagttcgctggtattggcatcacgagatttcgccgcttccgcccatgccttaaagcattctcgctttcgacgcgaggccgccttgcaagaacgtttaaaccagggctgagacttgccaccgatcggcaccgcagaaaatggaataaagagttccatgccctgcagaaccacttTGGCGACAGAGGCAgcgacggaatctggagcttccggcgaaaagcacataggcccccaagggtaggacgcaaagaaagaccgcatcccgtcccaatctgctgacttatagtgccaaatacggcgacaacccataaagcggggccgtgaagggcgcgtagatggcacagtactccggaccacacaatgatctgatgaacccaatggcgggtcaacagagacttgatagttctccggatgtgaagtcagcagaaggtccaacaaagagggtttatgaccatccacatctggtattcgcgtaatcgcagggaccatttgtgtcaggtcgtaggctaaagcaaagtcgtgaaaggatcttcccgcgtgatcggtagtttcagagccgagccaatcggcatggtgggcgttaaaatcgccaagtatcacgatttcagcggtaggaaccctttcgagcagggaatctgtagccatttggatgtgctcaatgagtcggtcagtttcggtatttccgctatgggacctatacaggcatgcgtagaatcgcggatggtcatcgcagtctacgcgcagccagaggttagataggtcccttccttcaagcgtcccgaggcgacgagaacagaaatcctctctgacgtacacgcaaactcccgcccgcggcacaaatgaatgttccaatttgtaccccgggtaggagaggtaggaagtatcagccggggaggaaatctgagtctcggtaagaaagagcaaggccggcttcgcagtctctaaaTGGTAGTGGACTGCGTTGATATTGGTATTGAGCCCCttaacatttgtgaagtccacggcgagtgtggacgggggtgcctttgtaggattgctccgtttgccccgagaacgattaatgttatttttaccgagcgcagaattgccccccccagaatacgaagggcagcctgtgcgtccaccaccgggcgcagagtgtcccggtgttggacacccagagggggattctccaccgcgagcgcgtgtggtacccccctggggtagattCTGTGTTTTTTCTGCACTTTCATATTTCTTgtagagggggggggggggggggggaatgggctccgggagtctctctcaccgcacgaaacgcgagtacaataaggcaaacttattgcatcacttcacgccggttttctgagagacagtggtactgccccggtcgtgcctgcccatttggctgaagcccgaaggcaacagcatggcactcccactagcGATTTACAAGGATATACATCTAATTGGATGTCTATTCCTTCAGGTGTTCCCCAGGGCTCCTTATTATACTATTTGTGAACGATATAttaacatgttttaaatattctaaaatattactatatgCAGACGATatgaaaattatgaaattaatattaactaggCGAATTAAATCGATTTGAGGATTACTGTCTTCGTAACAAGTTGGGCTTGAATGTCTCGAAATGCTTTTGTATGACATTCACTAGGAAacgtaataaaatcaatacaaCGTACAAGCTTAAAAATTCTGCTTTAGTAGCTGTTGATGTCATTAGGGATCTCGGAGTTTTGCATGATgttaagtttatatttgatATACATATAGATAGTATTGTACGGAAAGCAACCAAAATGCTTGGCTTTATTTAAAGAACATCATGTAGTTTTACCCAAGTCAAGACATTGAAAATTCTATATTGTTCGTGTGTTAGAAGCAACTTAGAGTATGCATCGCAATCGAatcgaaaatattcaaaaacacCTGCAAAACAAGGCCAAAATTTTGCTGCCTGACTACAGGGCCGGTGTAAACATTTTCACATGTTACCACTATTATTACGCAGTGATATTGCGGACTCTCTCTACCTTATGAAAATTGCTACTGGTGAGGTCGATTGTACCGAGCtagtaagaaaaataaaccttCGAACATATAACAAAACACTTAGAATCGTGAACCTATTGCATGTACCCAgagtaaacacaaattatagaGGGAGCAACTTTATGGTTAGAGCGGCGAACAAATTTATTGACTTAACGATTGGCATTGATTTGTTCGCTAAGGGTCGATTCGtccaaacttcaatttatacacgagtaactattccaagaataatctattccatgattttaatctcgagtaaatccatagtcgtttgtccacgtaatcgatggtataattgcgctaggaataacaatacgcgaatagcaagagaatggtgaacgaaaataaaactcggcaaataaatgttgttctacaacgggacagtgtaagagcatacatcgtgtcaactcgattttgccgtattatagtgtgaaaaagtagcttttaacaggtgtcaaacgataacaaaaagtttttatttcttgtttgtttgaggctttcgtctaaaaaggaacttctgttgagcctagttgaatttcattctaatattatagaaaataaaaaatctaaaaataaataaataaataataaattgtttaaacgtttcattatacaatgccagactattaatttagtgcgttgcgttgacttgaaattaaaacacagaatacatatttgtgaaatgacagaaatcagctgattggactgactgtcgccattaaattattctaggaatagctgttattccgtgcgaaacagcggtatagtagcaattcccgaa contains these protein-coding regions:
- the LOC125053746 gene encoding uncharacterized protein KIAA0754-like isoform X3, with product MNINRAGLGEFCVVEWIQGSKAGTRETVSRDLVELQPDVGPGACKVRSPFSNQYSPAVLHFHNAEKNAVVPSDKASRKRQRQRSPRAVQRVGAGHTDLGHGGPRDSTDELRYIVVKAYDSLPQQYACVPRSWIKASTGTSLAVGASCIVPWPVQMSGPWARLGHSPSPKWGSRRAICVHAAVNYDAGQDWIRMMTKGQLIYSGDPRPAKMPRISDSSRRFTGLQLTNPPIPSISAVVNELHEMSVCHDTDDCSSDLPAAYNTEEFRKLITTYNCIPKRQRPANSVPDHTVAPTPVLDSLANLPYLEPLRSTSIRENSSSAARKSPTTTSFSTSAKVMFHNAPSTYTSEIGSLQRPSVPTPLSPSNLAPAPSIPSSASSSVPTSLQPSNLAPAPSIPSFASSSVPTPLSPSNLAPAPSIPSSASSSVPTPLSPSNLAPAPSIPSFASSSVPTPLSPSNLAPAPSIPSSASSSVPTPLSPSNLAPAPSIPSSASSSVPTPLSPSNLAPAPSIPSFASSSVPTPLQPSNLAPAPSIPSSASSSVPTPLSPSNLAPAPSIPSSASSSVPTPLSPSNLAPAPSIPSSASSSVPTPLQPSNLAPATSIPSFASTSVPTTILEELGLKQQSTAASVPCSELLSFTSAISLQYVSPATSTPLLPLIPSTSVVTPSQASTSVDHTSTTVSSSIARTTLPKAHSPSITTRAEPNSSQIITKRQIRCEFIELISKITELDKDLDKICNSTVKGIHSSSLKFQESMKPFYNYCLSKNNDVAVEAN
- the LOC125053746 gene encoding uncharacterized protein KIAA0754-like isoform X2; amino-acid sequence: MNINRAGLGEFCVVEWIQGSKAGTRETVSRDLVELQPDVGPGACKVRSPFSNQYSPAVLHFHNDCDKCFSNWVLPNTAEKNAVVPSDKASRKRQRQRSPRAVQRVGAGHTDLGHGGPRDSTDELRYIVVKAYDSLPQQYACVPRSWIKASTGTSLAVGASCIVPWPVQMSGPWARLGHSPSPKWGSRRAICVHAAVNYDAGQDWIRMMTKGDPRPAKMPRISDSSRRFTGLQLTNPPIPSISAVVNELHEMSVCHDTDDCSSDLPAAYNTEEFRKLITTYNCIPKRQRPANSVPDHTVAPTPVLDSLANLPYLEPLRSTSIRENSSSAARKSPTTTSFSTSAKVMFHNAPSTYTSEIGSLQRPSVPTPLSPSNLAPAPSIPSSASSSVPTSLQPSNLAPAPSIPSFASSSVPTPLSPSNLAPAPSIPSSASSSVPTPLSPSNLAPAPSIPSFASSSVPTPLSPSNLAPAPSIPSSASSSVPTPLSPSNLAPAPSIPSSASSSVPTPLSPSNLAPAPSIPSFASSSVPTPLQPSNLAPAPSIPSSASSSVPTPLSPSNLAPAPSIPSSASSSVPTPLSPSNLAPAPSIPSSASSSVPTPLQPSNLAPATSIPSFASTSVPTTILEELGLKQQSTAASVPCSELLSFTSAISLQYVSPATSTPLLPLIPSTSVVTPSQASTSVDHTSTTVSSSIARTTLPKAHSPSITTRAEPNSSQIITKRQIRCEFIELISKITELDKDLDKICNSTVKGIHSSSLKFQESMKPFYNYCLSKNNDVAVEAN
- the LOC125053746 gene encoding uncharacterized protein KIAA0754-like isoform X1; amino-acid sequence: MNINRAGLGEFCVVEWIQGSKAGTRETVSRDLVELQPDVGPGACKVRSPFSNQYSPAVLHFHNDCDKCFSNWVLPNTAEKNAVVPSDKASRKRQRQRSPRAVQRVGAGHTDLGHGGPRDSTDELRYIVVKAYDSLPQQYACVPRSWIKASTGTSLAVGASCIVPWPVQMSGPWARLGHSPSPKWGSRRAICVHAAVNYDAGQDWIRMMTKGQLIYSGDPRPAKMPRISDSSRRFTGLQLTNPPIPSISAVVNELHEMSVCHDTDDCSSDLPAAYNTEEFRKLITTYNCIPKRQRPANSVPDHTVAPTPVLDSLANLPYLEPLRSTSIRENSSSAARKSPTTTSFSTSAKVMFHNAPSTYTSEIGSLQRPSVPTPLSPSNLAPAPSIPSSASSSVPTSLQPSNLAPAPSIPSFASSSVPTPLSPSNLAPAPSIPSSASSSVPTPLSPSNLAPAPSIPSFASSSVPTPLSPSNLAPAPSIPSSASSSVPTPLSPSNLAPAPSIPSSASSSVPTPLSPSNLAPAPSIPSFASSSVPTPLQPSNLAPAPSIPSSASSSVPTPLSPSNLAPAPSIPSSASSSVPTPLSPSNLAPAPSIPSSASSSVPTPLQPSNLAPATSIPSFASTSVPTTILEELGLKQQSTAASVPCSELLSFTSAISLQYVSPATSTPLLPLIPSTSVVTPSQASTSVDHTSTTVSSSIARTTLPKAHSPSITTRAEPNSSQIITKRQIRCEFIELISKITELDKDLDKICNSTVKGIHSSSLKFQESMKPFYNYCLSKNNDVAVEAN